DNA sequence from the Poecilia reticulata strain Guanapo linkage group LG19, Guppy_female_1.0+MT, whole genome shotgun sequence genome:
CTTGGCATTTTCACTTGAGCTTCAAAACTGACAACTGAACAGGAAAAGGTGTAATAATTATGATGCATGTAAATTAGTATAGCTCAACTATTCTACAGGATGCACATGARGGGCACACAGATACACAGATGAATTACTCTGGCTGAGATTTCTCTGAAAAAGGACACAAATTTCAGGTTTGTTCCCCATTTTTCTtggtaaaaataacaatgagAGGAACATGATAATGAGTTTCAGAGAAACTCATTATCATGAGTTTCTCATGATAATCCTGAGGAGGAGCCCAGGATATTCCTTGGATTTTACCATATGGATGCAAGAGTATCTCAGCATGAGATCTCTCGCTCTGTCATCAGATTAAACGGTTCACTTCCTCTCCTGTATTCCTCTCCAGGTGTGGCCGCCCTCCTCATCGACAGCTCCATCTACAATTCATGAGAGGAACCCGATGCTCCAGTGGGTCATTTACTCAatcagaccaaaaataaaacccacaagTTTGCTTCAGCAGCAGGAACAGTGTTGTCATAGAAGCGAGTGAGTACTGCTAAWAATAGCTCAAACAGAGGAAGTCGTAGAGTAGCCAGCACACATGAGCGAGCGGGAAGCGTGAAGGGAGGTGCGTGAATGGGTGGGTAAGAAAGTGAAAACACCCGGAGAAAACACATGgacttttcttttcacagagaggaaatgtttaaaaaacaccTCTGACCTCCTCCTCGCATCTATTCTTAGCAGAAAAATGGAAGGTCAGTGGAAGGGAAACTGATTTGTAATGGGCTTGAGTTGTGTGTATTTGTTACCTAAATACAAgctgaaataacaaaaatgtcgACTAAAGTTTGATACTCTCATTTGAGTCACATTTAAAtctcacaaataataaaaaaaaacaacacttcacAAAACTCTCACTTACAATCGTGCCCTAAAGCTATGGGATGTGgcttgaagaaaaacaagttcgcctcccagcaggacaatgatgcTAAACACAGTCAGAGCTACGATGAAATCAAAGCACATTCAAAGGACCAGTAAATGTCGAGATCGAAATCCAATTACACACCTGTGACCTTCTCCATCCAATCAAACTGAGTTTAAGCTATTCTGCAAAAAAGATGGGCAACAAAAGGGACCGGTTTCACAATATGCATAGcttgtaaaaaatatacttaaaaaCCTAATTGGTAACGGTGGTGAAGGATGATTTTGGAAAACATTGACTCCAGATTGCTTACCAGACTGTTTTGATAATTTGATAATTTCCCTTTAAATTTTTCTGGTATagtaatttgtaaaatgtcccAGGACTTTTGAATTTTGTGATTCTAATGCAgctaaatgtggaaaaggtATGTTGAGAATGGGTGTAATCTTATGTGAGCATCAAAAAATGTgtccccctccaaaaaaaaccaaaaaacatctgaaatctATGAGAAGTCCTGTACGTCTCTTGTACATCTCTTAAGTTTGCACTTCATCAAAGTCAAGTTCGCCATCGTGACTGCTCATCCTCTTCCCCGTCTCTTCTGTCCAAATATGAAGATTCACACATTTCACTGAAGCCAAACTGAGAAAGCCACACATGCTAAACCAAAGCTTGTAAAACCACACGGCTTAAACGTCCAATtgtgatattttcattttccctttttaagaCACTTCACACAAGTCTGGAAAACCACATTGAGAAGCCTTGGGTGAACTTTATCTTTGAGTCGAGATGRTCATTTAAACGCTTGTTTTCTACACGTTTAATCCCCTTATGTCAGCCAGCTCTAAGTGGAGCGGACAGCACGCTTGCTCCCTCAGACATTTCCCCTATGTAGTAATTCACAACATACTGTCTCGAATCACACGGTAGGAGTATATATAGGCGTCTCTAGCGTTCYTTCGCCAGTGGAAGATCGAACGGGAATCACTTTTCAGGCGGTCACTTGCAGCTCCATCTGGGGGAGGAATTTCATACgagtgtttggtttttttctgctcctctaAAGCGTATTTATAGTGGTTGAGTTCAGAGGATCGGAGGTATGCGTGCTGTGGCCTTCTGCAACCTTTCCATGTTAAGTGATGCTTTGAGATGCAGGAGTGGAGCCAAATATATGTCTTTCAATTCTGAAAAACCTAAACATATccaggttaaaaacaaaaatactataATAATTTTGAGCGTCAtgatttattgtgcaaatttaaATTGGTGGATGCAAAAGGGTTGCATAATTAAGTCACGCTTAATTTTTCCATGccactaaaaaataaactcaatgtttttttttttctgcttagattttaattgaattattgaaTTACAAGATAAATGTCAATTATACAGACTGTAATATTTACAGTCTATGAATagatgaaaaatgattttatgtaaTTCAAATGATTTCACTGTTGTCATTtgtcacacagttcataaaaatgtaacttttaacgTGAATATTCTCAGAACTGGGGGAAGAACGCAGGGACATTTTTAAGAGGTGAGAAAGTGATGGCTAAATGTTTTACCACCTAAATATAAATTTTGATGCACAACTAGTCAGACAAAGAGAGTAGCCCTTTAATCAGctgtacaaatatatattattctgCTCACAAATctgtaataaacatttttgccagATGAAAAACTCCTGACTTCATCTTTACTTGTCTCTTCAGSGGAAAACCACACTATTGTCTGACCGGCCATATACCTCATCAGGACCAATTAGTGTAAATGAACCCCAGTGGCAGTGACAGGTAACACAACACAGATTACTATTCTGCGSTACTGGGGTTTGTGTGCACTCTTCCTGTGACATAAAAGATTAAAYAGGTGACTGTAATCCATACAGAGCGTTGGATTCTCAGAATGACTCTAAGACACCTGATGCTAAGCAAAGAATAAGTAAACRCCTGTGCTTTAAGGATAAAACTTAGATTTATTACAGAAGAACCGAAACGTAATAAAAATCATCagtaaaaaaagattaaagttgTATTAAATATTCTGGGTGTGTAAATCAATTCCWACAATGTAAACTGGTTGCTAAATTAGTTGTAtgtctgaatttaaattaaCATCTAGAATTGagcataacataaaataaatgtttaaaggctgacaaacaaaaagaaatgcaaggATACGACGTTACTAAGACTCAGACAGCCAGACTTTTaagtataaaacaaacaaacaaacaaacaaacaaacaatcagTCCTTTGGCTCAGTGTTGCAGTAACCCATGGCAACTGCTTCTGTGTCAACAGAAATCTTGTTCAGCTCCTGCACACCATGACTGTGCAACGTTATTGGCTGGCTGAATCAATGACTTGCAAACGTCTTCATCTATTATGCATGTCGGTTCACCTTTATTGTGTTCTTGAACTCATTCTCAGGTGTACACAGCAGGGTGCCAGCCGCTCATTGTTGAACAAGAGGACAAGCAATCATCTCGGTGAGTCTTTTGGATTTTGTTGGTAGcctagatttatttttcttttattaacacCTTTGAAGATTCATTTTAATTCGAACAGTCAATGTGAGTATGAAGCATTGTTATTCTGgtgttttttaaacataaagagGATGAACCCATAAGCAAAACTTAATTTGGATACAACTCCAAAGAAACTATATACCGATACCTCTGCTTATTTAGAAGCTTTTAGAATGAAAGCAGCTCATGAGtaactgtttccttttttttgatatattttagtCAGATTTTATAAAGGATACACCCACCAAAGACTGTTAAATAATAGTAGCTCTATTATAGATATTCAATGACATAACAATGACTTCAGATCCTTGTGactttgattttaaatgcatttttaaatcctCATTTATAagttgctttttgttgttttgaaaatgcattttccaaatgcatgaaaataaacaattattccctttaaaacaaattactaTTACATTTAGTAACATTGAATCATAGCTATGCAGATGATATTCAACCATTACTAAAGATGCTTGAAGCTTGGGATAGTATTATGTAACCCAATCCTGATTGAAAAGTTTCCACAGCCTTATCATTGACTTGCcttgtgtgtttctttgtcgtttatcttttaaactttattaataaatttCTTCATTCACGTAATTCATGACATGTTTAAACCTTcataatatttcacattttcacatacgtttttttctgcaatttcAAAGTAGAGAGGAGGAAGCTATGGAGCTGCTCGGATCAACTCTGACGACAACTTATKCTCGGCCAAAAACCAGCCACTTCCTCCCTGCCATCTCCACCATGGCATCCAGCTATCGTAACACTCAGCCGGCCTTGTTGAGAAGTCCCAGTGCCAATATGTGGAGAACAAACAGCTATTACAAGAACAGCAGCGCTCTCCCTCTGACCTCCTCCACACAGCGGGATCATTTTGATCTGGTCCGAGCCAACACCACTTTCTACCCCTCCAACAGGACCATGCTGACGAACCGGTACACCCCGGACGACTGGTACAAGTCCAACCACAGCAATTACCGGGAGTCCGAGTCTTCACGGAAGAGCGCGGAACGGCTGAGGAAAGACACCATCAGGCTGATGCAGGATAAGGAGCAGCTCACCAGAAGAACGCAAGAACACACCAGCAAGAACATTGCAGAAAGGGTCAATGATATTGTGTTCTGGAGGTCTGAGCTCAGCCATGAGACTGACAATTTGGTGACGGAGATAGCGGCACTCAGCGAAGTGAAAAAAAGRTTGGAGAGAGCCTTAGCAGAGACCGARGGGCCTCTTAAGGTTAGAATGGTTTTAATAATTCACACCGGTccacaacaaatttaaatgtactaATAATTCATTTACGTTCAATGCCATGTTGCAAAAGTTTTATGAAGGTTTCACTCTGATTCAAGCTTAATATAAGTAAATTGGCAAATGTGTTGTCAGTTGATGTAATCCTTTGTATTTTACAAGTTTTCTTTGAGGAAACAAAATGGTTGTAGTTATTCTACCTTTGCAAAATGCTGCAGTGCCTTTTCTAGATAAAGTGTTTAATTTGGCCACCTTATTGCCATGGCAGATTAACCTTATTGCCATGGCAGAGTGCTGATCATTACCCGTAGTGAGTCAACTTGATCCAACTCAAGATCCAATGACATGTATATCTTGCAAAGCTAATATCATGTGGCAGAAAGTTTTCTTTGAGGTTTCTCCAGGCAACTGAAACTAGAGCACACCTGAAACACAGGACAACACTCRTGCATGCATTATACTTTCACAATAGGACACTTCATGTGCTTATCCAGCATTTTCAWGCAGTTATTCACCTGCTCGAGACAAGCCAGATGTTGGACGTGTTCACGTTTGATCAAAAACCCAAGTTAATAATACCTCCCCAGCTTGTTTTAGTCACAATGATTCTGTTAATAGGTCTCTCAAGAATGTTTATACCACAGAGAGAAGCGGATGTCCATCGACCTGGTACACGACGACGTMGAAAAAGATCTAATAAAGGTAAAACAGGTCTCAGGTCCCAAACCAACcttattaaatgtaaatgttacaaTTTACACTCTGCCTGTACTACTGAAAGGAAGTAGAGGTTATAAAGTCATGTCAGGAGAGGATGAGGCGCCATCTGGACAGAGCCATCGCCCAGCTGGCGTAAGGATWaaaaaaaaagataaaaataaaacacgaaTCTGCTTAGAAATTCAACAACAATTATAACAACTGATTTTATGATTCATCTCTACCTTCAAAAGGTCRAATCGAGCGGCCCAACACGAGTTGGAAAAAGACATGAGCGACAAGGTATCTGCTCAGAGGATTGATGRCAGGTGCCACCATTTGAGGAACACATCAGACGGTATTGGCTATTATAGAGGAATCGACAGAATAGACCATTCGTGAGTATGGGCTTGAAGATAAAAGGCTACTCTTCTTATTCCAAATATTAGCTATAAGCCRtaaaacaatcatttaagaTCACTTGCTCRCTTGTCTGAATTTCTCCAAGACAGCCTTTTATGCTGCTTTAGCGTGGGGTTGACTGACTTAAGAAGGCTACTAAAATGCATATAGGTGGACTTTGGGAAACATGTGACCATGTTGTGCTAATCAGACAAAGAAATATTGATTKtgttgcttttttttcctcWACCATAATCTTTAAATCRCAGATAAAGAAGGATGTAAATAATCCATCAKAGAAGAGAGAGCACAATGTTTTCCTCACACTTAAAACAGGTCTTAAGGTTGAATGCCAGATCATTTTCCTTCACTACTGCTCCAAACTCTTTCAAGAAATTACGTATCACACTTGAGGACAGCTTGTTGTTATTTGTACATAGCAGACAAGCGGCTCGCAATTGTCATTATGCTTGAATCTCATCTTCAAAGACACATACAGTAATagcaaccaaaaataaatgtatgcatCTCTTTTCCTCCTTGCCAGAGTTTCTCTGCCAGACACGTGGTCCAAATTCACAGACGACAACATCCTGCATTCCCAAAGCGAACGGGCAAACTCTCACAAGCTCAGGGACGAGATAGAAATCTTGCTCAACACGACGTCCAATGAAATGTGGAACCAGTTCAACAACGCCAATGTCGCCTTTACTAACCGCATTTCTGAAACGGCCGACGCCAAGAACAACCTGCAGGCACACCTAGCTAAGGTCCTTACARTTTCTACATggctttatttaaataggtcACCAAAGWTTCATCCGATTATCAAGtctattttttcccaaaattgtatttacttttttagttattattatcatcataattttgttgttttattcttttttttcctcatagaGACAGTTGGAAAAAATCKAagcaaaactgaacaaattcaCTTACGGTCTCACtatattttctaatataaaCAGGAAATTATACCACcgtaaatctttattttattatctgcaAAAGAGGCCTGAAAAATTCAAAAGGCAAGGCCTGCAGGGAATGTTTCTCCTTTAATGGAATATGTACATTTGTACTCTAGAACAGCTCTCAGAACATAATAATGCTAAGAGACAGCTGGTTATTTGTGGCATATTTGACACTGAGTCCCTCTGTTCTGAGTAGCGAGAAGTTATATTTGGATTTCATTCGACGCATTTCAACACTAACAGCAGCTGTGATATCAGGTACACTGTTCatagtaaatttatttataagcaCCACAATGAATAGTTCCTTTGAATCTTCCTCATTTTTGTACCTGGCAGTAAAACTTGCATACAAGACAATCTCATCTTTGACTGCCTGATCTAgagattgtttttgtatttactgtatCTTGGTAATTTCTTGTGCTTTTAACCAGACTTTACAGGAGATCTTTCAGACCGAGATGCTGATTGAATCTCTGAAGAAAGCCCTAAGAGACAAGGAGAACCCACTCAAGGTGGCCCAGACTCGGCTCGAGGAGAGGACACGTAGGCCCAACGTAGAGCTCTGCAGAGACAACCCACACCACTGGTAAAGAGTCGGGGCTAATTCTAATCAAACTCTGGAGCAGTTGCTTTAGTTACAGATACATTTTTACTGGCTACATGTAATATTCCAAActaaaacattgtgttttattggctgtaagtagaaaataatcagaattaacAGAAATCAAGGATCAAAAACATCAATCTTGTTTTRGTTAAACAGAAAGTATCTGCTTAATTATAGCAGAGTAAAGACTCTATCAACATGTCAGAACTTTATAGGATCTTAGCTTGGAAATTGGTCACAAAAATATGCGATCTGTACATGTCAACTAAATATACATTGTAAATATAGATTCCTACTATACTGCTGAAGTGAAGTTCTACgttttcattaaaagaaaaaataattggtaagctatctgtctgtctgtctttgacTCTTCAGGCTTGTTGGCGAGGTGAGAGAGATTGAAGACACAATCCAAAAACTTCAAGAGAGACTGATGGAGGCAGAAAACGCTTTGCAGATTCTGGTAAAGACAAAAGTGACTCTGGAGCATGACCTGTCCATCAAGGCCCACTCTCTCTTTCTAGACCAGGAGAAGTGCATGGGAATGCGAAAGAGCTTTCCCAGCCTGCCGCGCCTGGTGGGgtacacataaaaacagaatttcaaaTGACCAGGATGGATTTAAATAAGGGTTATTCATACTAATTAAANNNNNNNNNNNNNNNNNNNNNNNNNNNNNNNNNNNNNNNNNNNNNNNNNNNNNNNNNNNNNNNNNNNNNNNNNNNNNNNNNNNNNNNNNNNNNNNNNNNNNNNNNNNNNNNNNNNNNNNNNNNNNNNNNNNNNNNNNNNNNNNNNNNNNNNNNNNNNNNNNNNNNNNNNNNNNNNNNNNNNNNNNNNNNNNNNNNNNNNNNNNNNNNNNNNNNNNNNNNNNNNNNNNNNNNNNNNNNNNNNNNNNNNNNNNNNNNNNNNNNNNNNNNNNNNNNNNNNNNNNNNNNNNNNNNNNNNNNNNNNNNNNNNNNNNNNNNNNNNNNNNNNNNNNNNNNNNNNNNNNNNNNNNNNNNNNNNNNNNNNNNNNNNNNNNNNNNNNNNNNNNNNNNNNNNNNNNNNNNNNNNNNNNNNNNNNNNNNNNNNNNNNNNNNNNNNNNNNNNNNNNNNNNNNNNNNNNNNNNNNNNNNNNNNNNNNNNNNNNNNNNNNNNNNNNNNNNNNNNNNNNNNNNNNNNNNNNNNNNNNNNNNNNNNNNNNNNNNNNNNNNNNNNNNNNNNNNNNNNNNNNNNNNNNNNNNNNNNNNNNNNNNNNNNNNNNNNNNNNNNNNNNNNNNNNNNNNNNNNNNNNNNNNNNNNNNNNNNNNNNNNNNNNNNNNNNNNNNNNNNNNNNNNNNNNNNNNNNNNNNNNNNNNNNNNNNNNNNNNNNNNNNNNNNNNNNNNNNNNNNNNNNNNNNNNNNNNNNNNNNNNNNNNNNNNNNNNNNNNNNNNNNNNNNNNNNNNNNNNNNNNNNNNNNNNNNNNNNNNNNNNNNNNNNNNNNNNNNNNNNNNNNNNNNNNNNNNNNNNNNNNNNNNNNNNNNNNNNNNNNNNNNNNNNNNNNNNNNNNNNNNNNNNNNNNNNNNNNNNNNNNNNNNNNNNNNNNNNNNNNNNNNNNNNNNNNNNNNNNNNNNNNNNNNNNNNNNNNNNNNNNNNNNNNNNNNNNNNNNNNNNNNNNNNNNNNNNNNNNNNNNNNNNNNNNNNNNNNNNNNNNNNNNNNNNNNNNNNNNNNNNNNNNNNNNNNNNNNNNNNNNNNNNNNNNNNNNNNNNNNNNNNNNNNNNNNNNTTTGGCTCTCGCCATGGTTCAACACACCGGAATCAAATGTTGGATCATTAGCAGGTCTGTGCAGAACATTGGCATGGTGACATAGAGAAACTAAAATGTGCAGGATACTGGCCCTTGAGCACTgagtttggacaccactgcatACGCTGACAATATTGCAACTGTTAATTTAATTGCACTGAGGTGAAATTTTGTGTGACTGaccaaaataaagcattttagagttggaaagttttttcttaaataaataaataaatctgaactgtgtggcatgcatttagaCTTCTTTACTGTGAWACCCCACCCTTGTGCRTATTTTAATTTCTCATGTAATATCAGCCAATAAAAAGCATCACGAATGTCAAAGAGTGCAGCAGGTCAGGCATAAAGTTATAGAGAAATTCAAATCAGAATTATGATACAAAACAACATTACATGCTTAAGTATTTCAGACTGGAACAGTTTTTCAGTTGCCATATACGGGCAGAGCAAACAAGTGGAAGAARATGTTCGGGTAAAATGTAAACCAAAATCTTAATTTTCTGGCCTTCTTGCTAAAAGCCATGtagtataaaaacaaacactacaCTCTTCTCTAAATAAGGCAGCATCATGCATCAATAACATACCAGGTGTCAGTCTACAATCTGTCTGAgttcattttgcaaagaaataatGACCAAAAGTTACAGCCTCTGAATGCAAAGCAGCAAGATTTATGATCCAACAATTCTAAGCTGAGGCTGATTACACAG
Encoded proteins:
- the tekt3 gene encoding tektin-3; the encoded protein is MELLGSTLTTTYXRPKTSHFLPAISTMASSYRNTQPALLRSPSANMWRTNSYYKNSSALPLTSSTQRDHFDLVRANTTFYPSNRTMLTNRYTPDDWYKSNHSNYRESESSRKSAERLRKDTIRLMQDKEQLTRRTQEHTSKNIAERVNDIVFWRSELSHETDNLVTEIAALSEVKKRLERALAETEGPLKVSQECLYHREKRMSIDLVHDDVEKDLIKEVEVIKSCQERMRRHLDRAIAQLASNRAAQHELEKDMSDKVSAQRIDXRCHHLRNTSDGIGYYRGIDRIDHSVSLPDTWSKFTDDNILHSQSERANSHKLRDEIEILLNTTSNEMWNQFNNANVAFTNRISETADAKNNLQAHLAKTLQEIFQTEMLIESLKKALRDKENPLKVAQTRLEERTRRPNVELCRDNPHHWLVGEVREIEDTIQKLQERLMEAENALQILVKTKVTLEHDLSIKAHSLFLDQEKCMGMRKSFPSLPRLVGYT